The following coding sequences lie in one Kribbella sp. NBC_00709 genomic window:
- a CDS encoding carbohydrate ABC transporter permease yields MKQRQGLIALAFLAPALVCLAVLRIVPAISAVIESFYTESLLRGGRVFAGLGNYTDLLSNKDFRQSVGVTLLFTVLVNPIQVVVSFLLAVLFTQRAVGSKLWRTLVILPIATPPAVSAVIWSVIYRPDGLANGVLERLGLPAQPFLTSSGQVLPSLIVLLSWIGVGYWMLFLIAGIQEVPVEVREAALLDGAGAWRRMVSVILPLVRRPLAFVLVADTVSNLLVFAPVQILTKGGPNGNSNLLMYDVYSRAYAIGDIHVAQAEVVILVALTLAIVAGQFRLLRGDQ; encoded by the coding sequence ATGAAACAGAGGCAAGGGCTGATCGCCCTCGCCTTCCTGGCACCGGCGCTGGTGTGTCTCGCGGTACTGCGGATCGTCCCGGCGATCTCCGCAGTGATCGAGAGCTTCTACACCGAGAGTCTGTTGCGTGGCGGGCGGGTGTTCGCCGGGCTGGGCAACTACACGGACCTCCTGTCGAACAAGGACTTCCGGCAGTCGGTCGGCGTGACGCTGCTCTTCACCGTCCTGGTGAACCCGATCCAGGTGGTCGTCTCGTTCCTGCTGGCGGTGCTCTTCACCCAGCGAGCAGTCGGATCGAAGCTCTGGCGCACCCTTGTCATCCTGCCGATAGCCACCCCGCCTGCGGTGTCGGCAGTGATCTGGAGCGTCATCTACCGGCCGGACGGCCTTGCGAACGGCGTGCTCGAGCGGCTCGGCCTGCCCGCGCAGCCGTTCCTGACGTCGTCCGGCCAGGTGCTGCCGTCGCTGATCGTCCTGCTGTCCTGGATCGGCGTCGGGTACTGGATGCTCTTCCTGATCGCGGGCATCCAAGAGGTCCCGGTGGAGGTCCGCGAAGCCGCACTGCTCGACGGTGCGGGCGCGTGGCGCCGGATGGTGTCGGTGATCCTCCCGCTGGTACGCCGGCCGCTGGCGTTCGTACTGGTCGCCGACACCGTCTCCAACCTGCTCGTGTTCGCGCCGGTCCAGATCCTCACCAAGGGCGGTCCGAACGGCAACAGCAACCTCTTGATGTACGACGTGTACAGCCGCGCGTACGCGATCGGCGACATCCACGTCGCGCAGGCCGAGGTCGTCATCCTGGTCGCGCTGACGCTCGCGATCGTGGCCGGGCAGTTCCGGCTGCTGCGAGGTGACCAGTGA
- a CDS encoding nucleoside hydrolase codes for MHQLILDTDIGSDVDDAMALAQLMGSPDLDLVEVHTVYGDTRLRAQLARRYAALAGRDLVVVPGVVEPLSGRKVWWAGHEGTLHDDLERETVSADSAPQRLVARLREQPGELDVAAIGPLTNVAQALRLEPQAAGWIRHLWVMGGSFGDEKSEHNFKSDDVAAQVVLTAGIPTTITGLEITQQVTIEASRLERIRAAGPLGAALGADIEQWWAYWSETWNVPHDPVAVLALSRPELFRFSEAGRVTIEVGGDGAGRSTFAPDPAGSVRVVTEVDAEQVAEEITTRIVAAGQAYPAPHGEIDGDRA; via the coding sequence ATGCACCAGCTCATCCTCGACACCGATATCGGCTCCGACGTCGACGACGCCATGGCGCTGGCCCAGCTGATGGGCAGCCCGGACCTCGACCTGGTCGAGGTCCACACGGTGTACGGCGACACCCGGCTGCGCGCTCAGCTCGCGCGCCGGTACGCCGCGCTCGCGGGCCGCGACCTGGTCGTCGTACCAGGTGTGGTGGAGCCGCTGTCGGGACGCAAGGTCTGGTGGGCCGGACACGAGGGCACGCTGCACGACGACCTGGAGCGGGAGACCGTCAGTGCGGACAGCGCGCCGCAGCGACTGGTGGCACGGCTACGCGAGCAACCTGGTGAGCTCGACGTCGCCGCGATCGGACCGCTGACCAACGTGGCGCAGGCTTTGCGGCTCGAGCCGCAGGCGGCCGGGTGGATCCGGCATCTGTGGGTGATGGGCGGCTCGTTCGGCGACGAGAAGTCGGAGCACAACTTCAAGTCCGACGACGTCGCTGCGCAGGTCGTGCTGACCGCGGGCATTCCGACGACGATCACCGGGCTGGAGATCACGCAGCAGGTGACGATCGAAGCGTCGCGCCTGGAGCGGATCCGGGCTGCGGGGCCGTTGGGTGCGGCGCTCGGTGCGGACATCGAGCAGTGGTGGGCGTACTGGAGCGAGACCTGGAACGTGCCGCATGACCCGGTCGCCGTTCTCGCGCTCAGCCGGCCGGAGTTGTTCAGGTTCTCCGAGGCCGGGCGGGTGACGATCGAGGTCGGTGGCGACGGCGCGGGGCGCAGTACGTTCGCACCGGACCCGGCCGGCTCGGTGCGGGTCGTCACCGAGGTCGACGCCGAGCAGGTGGCCGAGGAGATCACGACCCGGATCGTGGCTGCGGGGCAGGCATACCCTGCACCTCATGGGGAGATCGATGGCGACCGCGCGTGA
- a CDS encoding ABC transporter substrate-binding protein — translation MQRNLFAVPAAVVAAALLVAGCGGSSASSGAPAAADSGPATGTITFTGTDNAETYQPVIKAFEAKNPGIKVAYTQIPFDQFNATMQQRLSAKDTGVDVYTVDEPRVSQLAAKGFLVDLSDLDGQVKTGFSAAAYKTNHFRDKLWSLPMWNSTQFLFYNKTALAKAKVTPPTADPQQRWTWEQVEAAGRKAMQSGGTKYGLFMEQPEAYYQLQPLAESLGGGSGIEGDDALTPAVETDGWKKAMQWYGATFASGLSPRGIGGFQTGPVFAAGDVAFFVGGPWDLKIFGSSKIDWGVAPLPYFQGGKPVTPTGSWSLGINPASKQQAMARKFLEFATLDPAGNLATTSTTTIIPANVEAQKQYTPTMDAFSGAKTAGAAAITTYESEHTAVSRPVSVGYIQFEEVMGKTFADIRNGTNPDTRLQEATRQLTDAWKSIK, via the coding sequence GTGCAGCGGAACCTCTTCGCCGTTCCCGCCGCCGTCGTCGCGGCCGCACTGCTCGTCGCCGGCTGCGGCGGCTCGTCCGCCTCGTCGGGTGCCCCGGCCGCGGCCGACTCCGGTCCGGCGACCGGGACCATCACGTTCACCGGCACCGACAACGCCGAGACCTACCAGCCCGTCATCAAGGCCTTCGAGGCGAAGAACCCGGGCATCAAGGTCGCCTACACCCAGATCCCGTTCGACCAGTTCAACGCGACCATGCAGCAGCGGCTGAGCGCGAAGGACACCGGCGTCGACGTCTACACCGTCGACGAGCCGCGGGTCTCGCAGCTGGCCGCCAAGGGTTTCCTCGTCGACCTGAGCGACCTCGACGGACAGGTGAAGACGGGCTTCAGCGCCGCGGCGTACAAGACCAACCACTTCCGCGACAAGCTGTGGTCGTTGCCGATGTGGAACTCGACCCAGTTCCTCTTCTACAACAAGACCGCGCTCGCGAAGGCGAAGGTGACGCCGCCGACCGCGGACCCGCAGCAGCGCTGGACCTGGGAGCAGGTCGAGGCCGCCGGCCGCAAGGCGATGCAGTCGGGCGGCACGAAGTACGGCCTGTTCATGGAGCAGCCGGAGGCGTACTACCAGCTGCAGCCGCTGGCCGAGTCGCTCGGCGGCGGCTCCGGGATCGAAGGCGACGACGCGCTCACCCCGGCGGTCGAGACCGACGGCTGGAAGAAGGCCATGCAGTGGTACGGCGCGACGTTCGCGAGCGGACTGTCCCCGCGCGGCATCGGCGGCTTCCAGACCGGACCGGTGTTCGCAGCCGGCGACGTGGCGTTCTTCGTCGGCGGTCCGTGGGACCTGAAGATCTTCGGCAGCTCCAAGATCGACTGGGGCGTCGCACCGCTGCCGTACTTCCAGGGCGGCAAGCCGGTCACGCCGACCGGGTCGTGGTCGCTCGGCATCAACCCGGCGTCGAAACAGCAGGCGATGGCCCGCAAGTTCCTCGAGTTCGCGACGCTCGATCCGGCCGGCAACCTGGCCACCACGAGTACGACGACGATCATCCCGGCCAACGTCGAGGCGCAGAAGCAGTACACCCCGACGATGGACGCCTTCTCCGGTGCCAAGACTGCCGGCGCCGCCGCGATCACGACGTACGAGAGTGAGCACACGGCGGTGTCGCGGCCGGTGAGTGTCGGGTACATCCAGTTCGAGGAAGTCATGGGCAAGACGTTCGCCGACATCCGCAACGGCACCAACCCCGACACGCGGCTGCAGGAGGCGACCCGCCAGCTGACCGACGCCTGGAAGTCCATCAAATGA
- a CDS encoding carbohydrate ABC transporter permease: MKRLSLSALGGVIGILFFLPLLWVLTNSLRPGSETFAHLTLSWQTFFELKPTLHNYSALIGSDVGRATLNSILVSAATVVLGLAVCASAAFGLAAFEYRGRGLVFGIVVLSFLVPFDAIAIPLSTMFRDWHLTNTFTGLILPGIGNGMAIFLLRQFFLGIPAELVEAGRLDGLGWFGVFRWIYLPLSRPALIGAGLMLFLFQWQSYVWPLLIGTDAKHILGPVALSNLQGQNFTDYGLVFAGAVVLTVIPLVVIAGFQRCFVQSVSSTGLK, from the coding sequence GTGAAGCGACTCAGCTTGTCAGCGCTCGGCGGAGTCATCGGCATCCTGTTCTTCCTGCCGTTGCTGTGGGTGCTGACCAATTCGCTGCGGCCAGGCTCGGAGACGTTCGCACATCTGACGTTGTCGTGGCAGACGTTCTTCGAGCTGAAGCCGACGTTGCACAACTACTCGGCCCTGATCGGCAGCGACGTCGGCCGTGCGACGCTCAACTCGATCCTGGTCAGCGCGGCCACCGTCGTCCTCGGTCTCGCGGTCTGCGCGTCGGCGGCGTTCGGGCTGGCCGCCTTCGAGTACCGCGGTCGCGGGCTGGTGTTCGGCATCGTCGTACTCAGCTTCCTGGTGCCGTTCGACGCGATCGCGATCCCGCTGTCGACGATGTTCCGCGACTGGCACCTGACCAACACCTTCACCGGCCTGATCCTGCCGGGCATCGGCAACGGGATGGCGATCTTCCTGCTCCGGCAGTTCTTCCTCGGCATCCCGGCCGAACTGGTCGAGGCGGGCCGGCTGGACGGGCTGGGCTGGTTCGGCGTCTTCCGCTGGATCTACCTGCCGCTGTCCCGGCCCGCGCTGATCGGCGCCGGCCTGATGCTGTTCCTCTTCCAGTGGCAGTCGTACGTCTGGCCGCTGCTGATCGGCACCGACGCCAAGCACATCCTCGGCCCGGTGGCCCTGTCGAACCTGCAAGGTCAGAACTTCACCGACTACGGTCTCGTGTTCGCGGGCGCCGTCGTACTCACCGTCATCCCGCTGGTGGTCATCGCCGGCTTCCAGCGGTGCTTCGTCCAGTCCGTGTCCAGCACGGGCCTGAAATAG
- a CDS encoding LacI family DNA-binding transcriptional regulator, protein MGRSMATARDVAERAGTSTAVVSYVFNNGPRPVSAETRRRVLEAAAELDYRPNILARALSAGRTYSLGLLIPQIRNPYFATLAEHLENFARQHDHLLLIGDSAGDPEQESAHIGSFIERKVDGVVLVSLLVEPAIQRFAAAGVPVVALHPVPDGVTVSTLSIDYVAAAEASTDHLLSHGYRTLGVVTGPEDSPGTSEHRSGIERALDKHSRASARYVASPVSRFAARDAVQPWFKQKRPPRAIYCSTDEQAFGVLFAAWEAGLRVPEDVAVMGFDGTSECTVTIPPLASVRQPIEETARRAVELLLDRSSTQAARHVLDYALIPSASCGCQAGEGLA, encoded by the coding sequence ATGGGGAGATCGATGGCGACCGCGCGTGATGTCGCCGAGCGCGCCGGCACGTCCACCGCGGTCGTCAGCTATGTCTTCAACAACGGTCCCCGGCCGGTGTCGGCGGAGACGCGCCGACGCGTGCTGGAGGCGGCGGCGGAGCTGGACTACCGGCCCAACATCCTTGCCCGTGCGCTGAGCGCGGGGCGCACGTACTCGCTCGGCCTGCTGATCCCGCAGATCCGTAACCCGTACTTCGCCACGCTCGCCGAGCACCTGGAGAACTTCGCCCGGCAGCACGATCACCTGCTGCTGATCGGTGACTCGGCCGGCGATCCGGAGCAGGAGTCGGCGCACATCGGGTCGTTCATCGAGCGCAAGGTCGACGGCGTCGTACTCGTCTCGTTGCTGGTGGAGCCGGCGATCCAGCGGTTCGCAGCGGCCGGCGTACCGGTCGTCGCCCTGCACCCCGTGCCCGACGGCGTGACGGTGTCGACGCTGTCCATCGACTACGTCGCGGCCGCCGAAGCGTCGACGGATCACCTGTTGTCGCACGGCTACCGCACCCTCGGCGTCGTCACCGGCCCGGAAGACTCACCCGGTACGTCGGAACATCGCAGCGGGATCGAGCGGGCGCTGGACAAGCACTCGCGGGCGTCGGCGCGGTACGTCGCCAGCCCGGTGTCGCGGTTCGCCGCGCGGGACGCCGTACAGCCGTGGTTCAAGCAGAAGCGGCCGCCGCGGGCGATCTACTGCTCGACCGACGAGCAGGCGTTCGGCGTGCTGTTCGCGGCCTGGGAGGCCGGGCTGCGGGTGCCGGAAGACGTTGCGGTGATGGGGTTCGACGGCACCAGTGAGTGCACGGTGACGATCCCGCCGCTGGCCAGCGTCCGGCAGCCGATCGAGGAGACCGCACGCCGCGCGGTCGAACTGTTGCTGGATCGCTCCAGCACCCAGGCCGCGCGGCACGTCCTCGACTACGCGCTGATCCCCAGCGCGTCCTGCGGTTGTCAGGCCGGCGAAGGGCTGGCCTGA